One segment of Panicum virgatum strain AP13 chromosome 1K, P.virgatum_v5, whole genome shotgun sequence DNA contains the following:
- the LOC120702917 gene encoding 60S ribosomal protein L3-like, translating into MSHRKFEHPRHGSLGFLPRKRASRHRGKVKSFPRDDPKKPCHLTAFLGYKAGMTHIVREVEKPGSKLHKKETCEAVTIIETPPLVIVGLVAYVKTPRGLRTLNSVWAQHLSEEVRRRFYKNWCKSKKKAFTKYALKYDSDAGKKEIQLQLEKMKKYASVIRVIAHTQIRKMKGLKQKKAHLMEIQVNGGTIADKVDYGYKFFEKEVPVDAVFQKDEMIDIIGVTKGKGYEGVVTRWGVTRLPRKTHRGLRKVACIGAWHPARVSYTVARAGQNGYHHRTEMNKKVYKIGKAGQENHDASTEFDRTDKDITPMGGFPHYGIVKGDYLMIKGCCVGPKKRVVTLRQSLLKQTSRLALEEIKLKFIDTSSKFGHGRFQTTDEKQKFYGKVKA; encoded by the exons TGAAGTCCTTCCCCAGGGATGACCCCAAGAAGCCATGCCACCTCACCGCCTTCCTTGGCTACAAGGCTGGCATGACACACATTGTCCGTGAGGTCGAGAAGCCTGGATCCA AACTCCACAAGAAGGAAACGtgcgaagctgttaccatcATTGAAACTCCTCCTCTTGTCATTGTTGGTCTTGTGGCATATGTGAAGACTCCTCGTGGCCTCCGCACCCTCAACTCTGTCTGGGCACAGCACTTGAGTGAGGAAGTGAGGAGGAGGTTCTACAAGAACTGGTGCAAGAGCAAGAAGAAGGCTTTCACTAAGTATGCTCTAAAGTATGACAGTGATGCAGGCAAGAAGGAAATTCAGCTGCAGCTTGAGAAGATGAAGAAGTATGCTTCTGTTATCCGCGTGATTGCCCACACCCAG ATTAGGAAGATGAAGGGTTTGAAGCAGAAGAAGGCTCACCTCATGGAGATCCAGGTCAATGGTGGTACCATTGCCGACAAGGTGGACTATGGCTACAAGTTCTTCGAGAAGGAGGTTCCGGTTGACGCTGTGTTCCAGAAGGATGAGATGATTGACATCATTGGTGTGACCAAGGGTAAGGGTTATGAGGGTGTGGTCACTCGTTGGGGTGTCACCCGCCTTCCCCGCAAGACCCACAGGGGTCTCCGCAAGGTTGCCTGTATTGGTGCCTGGCATCCGGCTAGGGTTTCCTACACTGTTGCCCGTGCTGGTCAGAATGGTTACCACCACCGTACTgagatgaacaagaaggtttACAAGATTGGGAAGGCTGGACAGGAGAACCATGATGCCTCCACAGAGTTTGACAG GACGGATAAAGACATCACTCCCATGGGTGGCTTCCCCCACTATGGTATCGTGAAGGGCGACTACCTGATGATCAAGGGTTGCTGCGTCGGCCCCAAGAAGAGAGTGGTGACCCTCCGCCAGTCCCTGTTGAAGCAGACGTCGCGGCTGGCCCTGGAGGAGATCAAGCTCAAGTTCATCGACACATCTTCCAAGTTTGGGCACGGTCGCTTCCAGACCACCGACGAGAAGCAGAAGTTCTACGGCAAGGTCAAGGCCTAA